The following are from one region of the Stenotrophomonas lactitubi genome:
- a CDS encoding flavin reductase family protein, with protein MNADSGAYAGPWAGVFPAPAPVPSVSLPPRALRRLLGHFPTGVAIVCARDAQGKPQGLTINSFVPISLQPPLVLWNLALHAQSLSTFQRATQFAISVLGAGQEALARRFADPQVRHRFTDVPLLDDGEDAPPRIAGAVVHLTCTRHAQWPVGDHLLLAGRIVDVREEGGAPLLFHRGRFQAGPVETLVEVR; from the coding sequence ATGAACGCGGACTCTGGCGCATACGCCGGGCCGTGGGCAGGGGTCTTCCCCGCTCCGGCACCGGTGCCGTCGGTCAGCCTGCCGCCGCGTGCGCTGCGGCGGTTGCTCGGCCATTTCCCTACCGGTGTGGCGATCGTGTGCGCGCGTGATGCACAGGGAAAGCCGCAGGGCCTGACCATCAATTCGTTCGTGCCGATCTCGCTGCAGCCGCCACTGGTGCTGTGGAACCTGGCCCTGCATGCGCAGAGCCTGTCCACGTTCCAGCGCGCCACCCAGTTCGCGATCAGCGTGCTCGGCGCCGGACAGGAAGCCCTGGCGCGCCGTTTCGCCGACCCGCAGGTGCGCCATCGATTCACCGACGTGCCCTTGCTGGACGACGGCGAAGACGCGCCACCGCGTATCGCTGGTGCCGTCGTCCACCTCACCTGCACCCGCCACGCGCAGTGGCCGGTCGGCGATCACCTGCTGCTGGCCGGGCGCATCGTCGACGTGCGGGAAGAAGGCGGCGCACCGCTGCTGTTCCATCGCGGGCGCTTCCAGGCGGGTCCGGTGGAAACCCTGGTGGAGGTGCGCTGA
- a CDS encoding tetratricopeptide repeat protein yields MDINTLENMLAAGKDSALLRFGLGKSWLDAGDPVRAATHLGRCVVLDPDYSAAWKLLGKAWLAGGQPQAAREAWQRGLSVAGSKGDQQARKEMQVFLRRLDRQSPALLAKAG; encoded by the coding sequence ATGGACATCAACACGCTGGAAAACATGCTCGCCGCCGGCAAGGACAGCGCGCTGCTGCGCTTCGGCCTGGGCAAAAGCTGGCTGGACGCCGGCGATCCGGTGCGCGCAGCCACCCATCTGGGGCGCTGCGTGGTGCTGGACCCGGACTATTCGGCGGCGTGGAAGCTGCTGGGCAAAGCATGGCTGGCCGGTGGCCAGCCGCAGGCGGCGCGCGAGGCATGGCAGCGCGGGCTCAGCGTGGCCGGCAGCAAGGGCGACCAGCAGGCCCGCAAGGAGATGCAGGTGTTCCTGCGCAGGCTGGACCGCCAGTCGCCTGCGCTGTTGGCGAAGGCCGGCTGA
- a CDS encoding fatty acid desaturase family protein — protein sequence MTRATDRALSPAEMQTFGEELDAIRDRVIGSLGASDTRYIRRVAAAVRWSGVLGRSLLFLGAFSPLFWAPLLWPACIAGTLLLALAKILENMELGHNVMHGQYDWTGDPKLNGNTYEWDIVATADNWRKTHNFRHHTYTNVRGMDDDIGYGLLRIFPEQRWKPFYLLQPIIAPIFALLFQWGVAAQDLRLGRWFKGRISSRAMWLQTRPVARKMIRQVLKDYVFFPLLAGPFFLPVLLGNMVANGLRNIWTYVIIFCGHFTAESETFPKECLRNESRGHWYLRQLRGSSNISGGFVINVLSGNLSHQIEHHFYPDLPANRYAAIAKEVKDICRRYGQHYNNGSLPRQFTQVVWRILRHAFPSKPRRLPMPDIMPAPASANAG from the coding sequence ATGACCCGCGCTACCGACCGTGCCCTGAGCCCTGCCGAGATGCAGACGTTTGGTGAGGAACTCGATGCGATCCGCGACCGTGTGATCGGCAGCCTCGGCGCGTCCGACACCCGCTACATCCGCCGCGTCGCAGCGGCTGTGCGCTGGTCCGGCGTGCTTGGCCGCAGCCTGCTGTTCCTGGGCGCGTTCTCGCCGTTGTTCTGGGCGCCGCTGCTGTGGCCGGCCTGCATCGCCGGCACCCTGCTGCTGGCGCTGGCCAAGATCCTGGAAAACATGGAGCTGGGCCACAACGTCATGCACGGCCAGTACGACTGGACCGGCGACCCCAAGCTCAACGGCAACACCTACGAATGGGACATCGTTGCCACCGCCGACAACTGGCGCAAGACCCACAATTTCCGCCACCACACCTACACCAACGTGCGTGGCATGGACGATGACATCGGCTATGGCCTGCTGCGCATCTTCCCGGAGCAGCGCTGGAAGCCGTTCTACCTGTTGCAGCCGATCATCGCGCCGATCTTCGCACTGCTGTTCCAGTGGGGCGTGGCTGCGCAGGATCTGCGCCTGGGCCGCTGGTTCAAGGGCCGCATCAGCAGCCGCGCGATGTGGCTGCAGACCCGTCCGGTGGCACGCAAGATGATCCGCCAGGTGCTGAAGGACTATGTGTTCTTCCCGCTGCTGGCCGGTCCGTTCTTCCTGCCGGTGTTGCTGGGCAACATGGTGGCCAACGGCCTGCGCAACATCTGGACCTACGTGATCATCTTCTGTGGGCACTTCACTGCCGAATCGGAAACGTTCCCGAAGGAATGCCTGCGCAATGAATCGCGCGGCCACTGGTACCTGCGCCAGCTGCGCGGTTCGTCCAACATCAGCGGCGGTTTCGTGATCAACGTGCTGTCGGGCAACCTCAGCCACCAGATCGAGCACCACTTCTATCCGGATCTGCCGGCCAACCGCTATGCGGCGATCGCCAAGGAAGTGAAGGATATCTGCCGTCGTTACGGCCAGCATTACAACAACGGCTCGCTGCCGCGGCAGTTCACCCAGGTGGTCTGGCGCATCCTGCGCCACGCGTTCCCGAGCAAGCCGCGCCGCCTGCCGATGCCGGACATCATGCCGGCACCGGCATCGGCCAACGCCGGCTGA
- a CDS encoding ferredoxin reductase — MSAVVRPSLLSPYRWLSPSLFDFWAGQLNPLWTLREPMARLVRREPAGEGAATLVLRCNRHWAGMRAGQHVTLGVELEGRVLRRSYSPTRLGRRELAITVKAVEGGKVSQHLVAHATPGDLFRLDAAFGDFHMPAAAPVLLLAAGSGITPMRSLLRDACQRPLAAPVDLFYWERSAAAFQFRDELLALAAAHPNLRVHLLTTREGDVPAARIDSHTLAVAGDDTPLAQRHVLACGPDGFVAAARTRLAQHVAGFQAEAFTPPAALSDADSLGEVALTLARSGRRLIVPRGRSLLESLEAQGIAPKHGCRMGICNSCTCERVSGTTRHLRTGDTQSETAVPVRICVSAPTTDLTLDL; from the coding sequence ATGAGCGCTGTCGTCCGACCTTCCCTGCTTTCCCCGTACCGCTGGCTGTCGCCGTCGCTGTTCGACTTCTGGGCGGGCCAGCTGAATCCGTTGTGGACCCTGCGTGAGCCGATGGCCCGCCTGGTACGGCGCGAGCCGGCCGGAGAGGGCGCCGCGACCCTGGTCCTGCGCTGCAACCGGCACTGGGCCGGGATGCGCGCCGGCCAGCACGTCACCCTCGGCGTTGAGCTTGAGGGGCGTGTATTGCGCCGCAGCTACAGCCCGACCCGCCTGGGCCGCCGCGAGCTGGCCATTACCGTCAAGGCGGTGGAAGGCGGCAAGGTCAGCCAGCATCTGGTCGCACATGCCACGCCGGGCGACCTGTTCCGGCTGGACGCGGCCTTCGGTGATTTCCACATGCCTGCCGCCGCGCCGGTATTGCTGCTGGCGGCCGGTAGCGGCATCACGCCCATGCGCAGCCTGCTGCGCGACGCCTGCCAGCGCCCGCTGGCTGCGCCGGTCGACCTGTTCTACTGGGAGCGCAGCGCAGCGGCGTTCCAGTTCCGCGATGAACTGCTGGCCTTGGCTGCGGCGCATCCGAACCTGCGCGTGCACCTGCTGACCACCCGCGAAGGCGACGTGCCGGCTGCGCGTATCGACAGCCACACGCTGGCCGTTGCCGGTGACGACACCCCGCTGGCGCAGCGCCATGTACTGGCCTGCGGCCCGGACGGTTTCGTTGCCGCCGCGCGCACGCGGCTGGCCCAGCACGTGGCCGGCTTCCAGGCGGAAGCCTTTACCCCACCGGCAGCACTCAGTGATGCCGACAGCCTGGGCGAGGTCGCATTGACCCTGGCCCGCAGCGGCCGGCGGCTGATCGTGCCGCGCGGCCGCTCGCTGCTGGAAAGCCTGGAGGCGCAGGGCATCGCGCCCAAGCACGGCTGCCGCATGGGCATCTGCAACAGCTGCACCTGTGAACGCGTCAGTGGCACTACCCGCCATCTGCGCACCGGCGACACCCAGTCCGAAACGGCCGTGCCGGTGCGGATCTGCGTGAGCGCGCCGACCACCGACCTGACCCTGGATCTCTGA
- the fabR gene encoding HTH-type transcriptional repressor FabR, whose translation MAAATVLSPPEDANSPARRTVSREDLLAAALKLIGPHRSLSTLSLREVAREAGIAPNSFYRQFRDMDELAVALIDVAGRSLRTIIGEARQRATSSATSVVRVSVETFMEQLRADDKLLHVLLREGAVGSDDFKHAVERELHYFEEELQHDLVRLAALDGAVLYKPELVSMAITRLVFAMGASAMDQPPENDPELVEQISTMIRMIIVGARTPAAFRRG comes from the coding sequence ATGGCCGCCGCCACCGTTCTGTCTCCGCCTGAAGATGCCAACAGCCCGGCCCGCCGTACGGTGAGCCGCGAGGATCTGTTGGCCGCCGCGTTGAAACTGATCGGCCCGCATCGCAGCCTGTCCACCCTCAGCCTGCGCGAAGTCGCGCGCGAGGCCGGCATCGCACCCAACAGCTTCTATCGCCAGTTCCGCGACATGGACGAACTGGCCGTCGCCCTGATCGATGTGGCCGGGCGCTCACTGCGCACCATCATCGGCGAAGCCCGTCAGCGCGCTACGTCCAGCGCCACCAGCGTGGTGCGCGTATCGGTGGAAACCTTCATGGAACAGCTGCGCGCCGACGACAAGCTGCTGCACGTGCTGTTGCGCGAAGGCGCGGTCGGCTCGGACGATTTCAAGCACGCGGTCGAACGCGAACTGCACTACTTCGAAGAAGAGCTGCAGCACGATCTGGTGCGCTTGGCCGCACTGGATGGCGCGGTGCTGTACAAGCCGGAACTGGTGTCGATGGCGATCACCCGACTGGTGTTTGCAATGGGCGCTTCGGCCATGGACCAGCCCCCGGAGAACGACCCGGAACTGGTCGAACAGATCTCCACGATGATCCGCATGATCATCGTCGGCGCGCGCACTCCCGCCGCCTTCCGTCGCGGCTGA